CGGTGGTCGTTGATATGGCGCCCCCAAGCCAGCGCTTCGTAACCGACGCGCAGGCCCCGGCGCGCCGCGCGCTCGCCCAGTTCGCGGAAGTCGGCGGCGGCCCGGTCTATGCCGCCAAGCGCCATTGGCGAGACGTTGGAGCAGACAAGCATCAGGTCGGTGCCGAGTTCCCGCATCAGGTCGAACTTGCGTTCGGCCCTGTCGAAGGCGTGCTGTCTTTGCGGCTCCGGCAATCCTTCGAAATCGCGGAATGGCTGGAAGACCGTAATTTCCAGCCCATGATCGCGAACCATCCGTCCCACTTCGGCCGGCGTACCGTCGAAAGCCAGGAAGTCGTTCTCGAAGATCTCCGCGCCATCGAATCCGGCCGCGGCTATGGCTGCGAGCTTTTCGCGAAGGTCGCCGCTGATCGAGACGGTGGCGATGGAGGTCTTCATCGTTGTTGGCGCGTCAAAGGAGCGCGATGGCACGCGTTGGTCCACCAGTCGCGCCCTTAACCTTCGGAATGCCGAGGAAAAGACGTGCGCCGGCTTCCGGGATCGCATCGAGATTAGCCAGGCACTCCACGCCCCAACGGCCGCTGCCCAGCCATTCGTAGTGGACCGGAAAAGCTCCGCTTGAGTTTAAGCCGGTGTCGAGCGAGAGGGTATCGACGCCGATACCCTTCACCTTGCGTTCGTTAATCAAAAACTGCGCGGCCTCTACATGAAAACCAGGGGTGTGGTTCTTCTTCTGATCGTCTCTGCCAGCGAATTTTGGATCGCCGACCAACTTGTGCCAGCCGGAGTTCATCACCACGCAGCAGCCTTCCGGCAGGGGACCGTTCTTCGATTCCCAGGCCTTGATGTCGTCCGGGGTCAACGCCGTGTCCGCATTCTCGGCCGCACGCGCTGCGATGTTGATGATGGCGACCGGGACTATCAGATCCGCGATCGGGATCAGATCCGCCGTCATTCCATCTGCGGAGAAGTGGATCGGCGCGTCCATATGCGTGCCACTATGCTCGACGATCGTCCATCGATTGAGGTTCACCTTATCCTTGGCAAAGGTGACGAGATGTTCGACGGTGAACCATTTCTCACCGCTGAAGGTCGGAAAGCCCTCATAGAGCGCGTGCGAGAGGTCGACCGTATCGGTGAAACTGATCGGCGCCGCTTGGGCCGGCGGCACTGCCGGAAGCGCGGCGACCGCCGCCGCGCCAAGCCCAAGTGTAAATCCGGCTTTGAGCAAGCCTCTGCGCGTCGCATTTTCGCAGATCGAGTGAAGGCATCCTGGAGGGCACATGCGATCTCCTTCCCCTTTGATGGTTAAAAGTCATGCCGGTCTATACTAACCAGTTCGTTCATTCGCCCGCTTCCGCGAGCGGGTGATGGAGCCGCTATGCGTCGATCAATTCCTTCAGCGATTTCACGGCCGTCGCATATCCGCGAGGGCCGAGACCGGCGATGACGGCGGTCGCGACCTTCGAGACCAGCGAGCGGTGATAGATTTCCTCGCGCCGGTGGATGTTGGAAATGTGGAGCTCGACGATCGGCCCGGCGAACATCTTCAGCGCATCGAGAATGGCAATCGAGGTGAAGGAGAACCCGGCCGGATTGATGACGATGCCGGCGCCGTCGTCGATCGCCTGGTGGATCCAGTTGACGACCTCGCCCTCGAAATTGGACTGGTGGAAGCGGAGCGGATGTTCGCCGGCCGCCTCGCGGCACATAGCCTCGATCTCGGCGAGCGTCGTCCTGCCGTAGATCTCAGGTTCGCGTGTCCCGAGGCGGTTGAGGTTCGGGCCATTGATCACAAAGATTGATTTCATTCCGAAGCTCCCTGTCACCCCTGATAGCCGAGCAAGCGCGGTAGCCAGAGCACAAGCCCCGGAAAGAAGGTGATCAGCGCCAGCGAGCCGATCATTGCCCCGAGGAAAGGCAGTACATTGCGCACCAGGTCCCTAAATGGCACTTCGGCGATCCTGGCCATGATGAAGAGCAGCAGGCCATAAGGCAGCGTGACGAGGCCAAGCATGATGTTGACGACGACCACCACGCCGAAATGCACCAGATCGATGCCCAGCGCCCGCGCAGTCGGGATGAGCACCGGCACGATGACCAGCAGGATGGTCGTTCCCTCCAGCACGCAGCCCAGCAGCAAAAGCAGGATGTTGACGAGGATCAGGAAGCCTGTGGGCGATAGCTGCCAGGCCTGCAGCAACGCGCTCACCGACTGCGGGATGTTCTCGACGGTCACCACATAGTTGAACACCAGCGCACCGCCGATCAACATGCCGATCGAGGCGCTGGTGCGGGCGCTCACCAGCACCGAGCGGTAGAAATCGGCGAAACTGACGCTGCGATAGAGGACGACCGAGACCAGCAAGGCGTAGGCGCCGGCGACGGCGGCCGCCTCCGTCGGCGTGGTTGCGCCGCTGTAGATGCCGCCCAGCAACACCACCGGCATCATCAGCGAGGGCAACGCCTGCCAGGTGATGCGCGGCATCTCGCGCAGCGGCGTCGGCGGTTCGACCGGAAAGCCGTGGACGCGGGCATGATAGGCGACGATGGTCATCTGACCCGCCGCCATCAGCAAGCCGGGCACCACGCCGCCGAGGAAGAGGTAGCCGATCGAGGCGTCGGAGACGAGGGCGTAGACGACCATCGGGATCGAGGGCGGGATGATCGGTCCGATCACCGCCGTCGCGGCGGAGAGCGCGGCAGCATAGCTCGGCGGGTATTTGCCGTCCTTGGTCATTATCTTCTGCATCAGCTTGCCGGGCCCGGCGGCGTCGGCGATAGCCGAGCCCGACATGCCGGCAAAGATGATCGCCTGGACAATGTTGACGAAGGCGAGGCCGCCGCGAAAGCGGCCGACAATGGCATTGCAGAAGCGCAGCAGCCGCTCGGTCATCGAGCCGATGTTCATAAGTTCGGCCGCCAGCACGAAAAGGGGCACGGCGAGAATGATGTAGTTGGCATACATGCCGTTCAGCAACTGTTCGGCAACTGTGCCCATGTCGAGCCCGGCAAGCAGCAGATAAAGGATCGAGCCGGCGATCATGGCATGGCCGATCGGCAGACCGAGAAAGGCCAGTGTCGTGATCGCGATGACCGACAGGGAGAAGGGGCTGGCGAGGTTCACGTGCCGGACCCCATTTGTGTCGGATCCGGCTTCTCAGGCGCCGGACCGAAGGCTGCCTGCCAAGAAAGCCACAGGTAGCGCATCAGGGTCGCGACGGCAAAGACAAGATAGATCGAGAAGAGCCAGTCGAAGCGGAACTTCAGGTAGGCGGTGTGCTCGACCTTCATGAAGGTCACGTAATCGAACACCGCTGGCAACGAGATCGTGTAGAGCACGATGAGCGCCACGGCCGCCGTCATGAACATGACGCGGCGGATGCCTGGTCCTGCCGATGCGTAGAAGAGGTCGAAGCGGATCTCTTCTTCCTCCCGGATCACGAAGGCGGCCCCCCAGAGCACCAGCCAAATCCACAGCATCACACTGAGCTCGTTGGTCCAGCCGATCGGGAAATTCAGCAGATAGCGAAAGACGATCTGCAGGATGAACGCGGCAAACATCAGCGCCATCATGGCGGCCAGCACGGCCTCCGCGAGGCGATAGAGTCGGCCGGCGATTTCGCGCGGATTGGCGTTCAAGATTGGTCCCTCACGGCGGCGGCGTGGCGGCGCCGGCTCCACGGTATTCACCCTGGAGCCGGATCGGTTCAGAGCGCGTTGATTTTCTCCAGCATGCCGGCCGGCCAGTCTTTCGCCAGGTCGGACGCCAGATACTGCTCTTGCACGTGCTTGCGGAAGGCGGCGACGTCTGGCTCATAGAGCTTCAGCCCCTTGCCTTTGAAAAACTCGACCAATTCCTTTTCCCGTGCCAGATGCTTGCCGGTCGAGAACTCGATGGCCGCGTCGGCCGCGGCCTGGAGCCGCCCCTGCTTGTCGGCTCCCATCTCGTCCCACACTTTCTTGGAGACGGCCAGAAGATCGAAGCCGACGAGATGCGACGTCAGCACGATCTGTGACATCACCTCGTAGAATTTCATGTTCTCGACATTCGGCAGCGGATTGTCCTGCCCGTCGATCGCACCGGTCTGCAGGCCTGTATAGACCTCGGCATAGGCCATCGGGGTCGGGTTGGCGCCCAGCGCCTTGCCGAGGAACTGCCAGGCGTCGCCGCCAGGCATCCTGAGCTTGACGCCGGCTAAGTCGGCCGGTGTCTTGACCTCCTTGTCGGGCTTGAGGCCCAACTGGCGCACACCGAAGTAGGTAGGCCCGAGCACCTTTATGCCGAGCTGGTCCTCGGTCATCTTCTTCAACTCCGCGCCCGACTCGCTGGCGAAGAATTTTCGCATGTGCGCCGCATCGCGGAACAGATAACCCGCGGTGACGATGGACCATGCCGGGATCTGCTTGGAGACGTCCTGCGGGGCGATGTTGCCCATTTCGAGGTTGCCGCGCTGCATGGCGACAAGCTCGGTCCCCTGCTTGAAGAGGTTGCCGCCGTAGTAGCCTTCGAAGGTGAA
This region of Mesorhizobium sp. M2A.F.Ca.ET.046.03.2.1 genomic DNA includes:
- a CDS encoding cyclase family protein, whose protein sequence is MLKAGFTLGLGAAAVAALPAVPPAQAAPISFTDTVDLSHALYEGFPTFSGEKWFTVEHLVTFAKDKVNLNRWTIVEHSGTHMDAPIHFSADGMTADLIPIADLIVPVAIINIAARAAENADTALTPDDIKAWESKNGPLPEGCCVVMNSGWHKLVGDPKFAGRDDQKKNHTPGFHVEAAQFLINERKVKGIGVDTLSLDTGLNSSGAFPVHYEWLGSGRWGVECLANLDAIPEAGARLFLGIPKVKGATGGPTRAIALL
- a CDS encoding type II 3-dehydroquinate dehydratase, which gives rise to MKSIFVINGPNLNRLGTREPEIYGRTTLAEIEAMCREAAGEHPLRFHQSNFEGEVVNWIHQAIDDGAGIVINPAGFSFTSIAILDALKMFAGPIVELHISNIHRREEIYHRSLVSKVATAVIAGLGPRGYATAVKSLKELIDA
- a CDS encoding TRAP transporter large permease, whose amino-acid sequence is MNLASPFSLSVIAITTLAFLGLPIGHAMIAGSILYLLLAGLDMGTVAEQLLNGMYANYIILAVPLFVLAAELMNIGSMTERLLRFCNAIVGRFRGGLAFVNIVQAIIFAGMSGSAIADAAGPGKLMQKIMTKDGKYPPSYAAALSAATAVIGPIIPPSIPMVVYALVSDASIGYLFLGGVVPGLLMAAGQMTIVAYHARVHGFPVEPPTPLREMPRITWQALPSLMMPVVLLGGIYSGATTPTEAAAVAGAYALLVSVVLYRSVSFADFYRSVLVSARTSASIGMLIGGALVFNYVVTVENIPQSVSALLQAWQLSPTGFLILVNILLLLLGCVLEGTTILLVIVPVLIPTARALGIDLVHFGVVVVVNIMLGLVTLPYGLLLFIMARIAEVPFRDLVRNVLPFLGAMIGSLALITFFPGLVLWLPRLLGYQG
- a CDS encoding TRAP transporter small permease subunit, with product MNANPREIAGRLYRLAEAVLAAMMALMFAAFILQIVFRYLLNFPIGWTNELSVMLWIWLVLWGAAFVIREEEEIRFDLFYASAGPGIRRVMFMTAAVALIVLYTISLPAVFDYVTFMKVEHTAYLKFRFDWLFSIYLVFAVATLMRYLWLSWQAAFGPAPEKPDPTQMGSGT
- the dctP gene encoding TRAP transporter substrate-binding protein DctP, with the translated sequence MTFNANRRQFLVGTGAIAAAAAFPAFAQDKPKLRFSAVFSEQDIRAEMMKKFADAIKDDFTFEGYYGGNLFKQGTELVAMQRGNLEMGNIAPQDVSKQIPAWSIVTAGYLFRDAAHMRKFFASESGAELKKMTEDQLGIKVLGPTYFGVRQLGLKPDKEVKTPADLAGVKLRMPGGDAWQFLGKALGANPTPMAYAEVYTGLQTGAIDGQDNPLPNVENMKFYEVMSQIVLTSHLVGFDLLAVSKKVWDEMGADKQGRLQAAADAAIEFSTGKHLAREKELVEFFKGKGLKLYEPDVAAFRKHVQEQYLASDLAKDWPAGMLEKINAL